In Gemmatimonadaceae bacterium, a single genomic region encodes these proteins:
- a CDS encoding pilin, with the protein LAAIAIPKFANTKSKAYITAMKSDLRNLVTAEEAFFSDSSKYTATITDLKYQSSTGVNSPTITTGAGYWSATTSHTQLAGTTCGIGINTSNPTVPTAAEGEPACK; encoded by the coding sequence TTCTGGCCGCGATCGCGATCCCGAAGTTCGCGAACACGAAGTCGAAGGCGTACATCACCGCCATGAAGTCGGATCTGCGTAACCTCGTGACGGCCGAAGAGGCGTTCTTCTCGGATTCGTCGAAGTACACGGCGACGATCACCGATCTCAAGTACCAGAGCTCGACCGGCGTGAACTCGCCGACGATCACCACGGGCGCTGGGTACTGGTCGGCCACGACGTCGCACACGCAGCTGGCCGGCACGACGTGCGGTATCGGCATCAACACGTCGAACCCGACGGTTCCGACCGCCGCGGAAGGCGAGCCGGCTTGTAAGTAA
- a CDS encoding SusC/RagA family TonB-linked outer membrane protein has product MRLMRLSSLAVGAVALALLTTTATVAAAQGGTLAGTVTAQGTNAPLQEARVIVVGTSLVGLTGPDGKYTIRRVPAGTAEIRIIRVGYQEQKKSVRVSDNETATLDFVMAQTIVQLQEVVTTATGEQRRVEVGNAVENVSVSKLTEEAPIRNLADVLNSRVPGVMVQGGGQTGSGQRIRVRGVSSVSLSNDPIYVIDGIRMSANNSSASFGNGGSNFSRLGDIDPEQIENIEIVKGPSAATLYGTDAANGVVVITTKKGRAGAARWNGFVEGGVLDDMHNYFTNYTLAGHSPSGALLIQAGQCTLPAVAAGTCIKDSLRTYSPISDPNATPLGKGNRDAAGIQLSAGTDAVRYFVSAGRDNEIGVFDLPAFERQRYDSLGITAHDWTTRPNARLMNSFRGNISSQVNEKFDAQVNFGYTTITQRTSNESNNTVGIGSQAFGGPGYVNNGTVAIVNTPLHGYRAWTPAYTWEELLQQNVNRSIISSNLNWRPTSWLSTRANVGEDFADRVDFNLHMNGEAAPITATYRDGFAGNGRTNIANLTADLGATANYNPSRFNWLNFKTTLGTQYVNTRLDQNEADGTTLPPGAQTASSGATSGASEGTTITKTLGVFVEEAAAIRDRLFLTGAVRTDQNSAFGTKFQRVYYPKGSLSWVMSDESWFPHSSIFDHVSSFRTRLAYGASGVQPGSNTANRTFSASSSSIKGTDLPIETFATIGNDSLKPERSTEWETGFDSRLFNSRLEFNLTYFSRLTHDALIGAIVAPSTGVTATSQQQNIGAVKNAGWEITLGGSVLDRRNIGLDFNLTSSLIANKVVSLGNTQTQVGTTNWVKAGYPIRGLFARPILWYKDRNGDGILTWNKDSALTEVYVSNDTIFRGYAEPRYLTSLTSGIDLFGRKLRIQNLLDWRGGNLWYNNTERIRCASRQNCNGLNNPNASLQEQAMVVAAQNVTPQPTLDGFFQPGGFVKWREMSATLQLPQALVSRTRARSGTLVFSARNLHTWTKYRGTDPESDFAVGEGGDSPSEFQTFAQPTYFIFRLNLGF; this is encoded by the coding sequence ATGAGATTGATGAGGCTGAGCAGCCTCGCCGTCGGCGCTGTTGCACTAGCGCTACTTACGACGACTGCTACGGTCGCCGCCGCGCAAGGCGGGACCCTCGCCGGTACGGTGACGGCGCAAGGCACCAATGCGCCGCTCCAAGAAGCGCGCGTGATCGTAGTCGGCACCAGCCTGGTTGGTTTGACCGGGCCGGATGGCAAGTACACGATTCGCCGCGTCCCGGCCGGCACGGCCGAGATTCGAATCATTCGCGTCGGGTATCAGGAGCAGAAGAAGTCGGTCCGCGTCAGCGACAACGAAACGGCGACGCTCGACTTCGTGATGGCTCAGACGATCGTGCAGCTGCAGGAAGTCGTGACGACGGCCACCGGCGAGCAGCGCCGCGTCGAAGTCGGCAACGCGGTCGAAAACGTCTCGGTCTCGAAGCTCACCGAAGAGGCGCCCATCCGGAATCTTGCCGACGTGCTCAACTCCCGCGTGCCGGGCGTGATGGTGCAGGGCGGCGGGCAGACGGGTTCGGGCCAGCGCATTCGCGTGCGCGGTGTGAGCTCGGTGTCGCTCTCGAATGACCCGATCTACGTGATCGACGGCATTCGCATGAGCGCCAACAACAGCTCGGCGTCGTTCGGCAACGGCGGCTCGAACTTCAGCCGTCTCGGCGACATCGACCCCGAGCAGATCGAGAACATCGAGATCGTGAAGGGTCCGTCGGCGGCCACGCTGTACGGCACCGACGCCGCCAACGGCGTCGTGGTCATCACGACGAAGAAGGGCCGCGCGGGCGCCGCGCGCTGGAATGGCTTCGTCGAGGGCGGCGTCCTCGATGACATGCACAACTACTTCACGAACTACACGCTCGCGGGCCACAGCCCTTCGGGCGCGCTGCTCATTCAAGCGGGCCAGTGCACGCTGCCGGCGGTCGCCGCCGGGACCTGCATCAAGGACAGCCTTCGTACGTACAGCCCGATCTCCGATCCGAACGCCACGCCGCTCGGCAAAGGCAATCGCGACGCTGCCGGCATTCAGTTGTCGGCCGGCACGGATGCGGTGCGCTACTTCGTTTCCGCGGGCCGCGACAATGAAATCGGCGTGTTCGATCTGCCGGCGTTCGAGCGCCAGCGCTACGACTCGCTCGGCATCACCGCGCACGACTGGACCACGCGTCCGAACGCGCGTCTGATGAACAGCTTCCGCGGCAACATCAGCAGTCAGGTGAACGAGAAGTTCGACGCGCAGGTGAACTTCGGTTACACGACGATCACGCAACGCACGTCGAACGAATCGAACAACACGGTGGGCATCGGCTCGCAGGCGTTCGGTGGTCCGGGGTACGTCAACAACGGCACCGTCGCGATCGTGAACACCCCGCTCCATGGCTATCGCGCGTGGACGCCGGCGTACACCTGGGAAGAGCTGCTCCAGCAGAACGTCAACCGCTCGATCATCAGTTCGAACCTCAATTGGCGCCCGACGTCGTGGTTGTCGACGCGCGCCAACGTCGGTGAAGACTTCGCGGATCGTGTGGACTTCAATCTCCACATGAACGGCGAAGCGGCGCCGATTACGGCAACGTATCGTGACGGCTTCGCCGGCAACGGCCGCACGAACATCGCGAATCTCACCGCCGATCTCGGCGCCACGGCGAACTACAATCCGTCGCGCTTCAATTGGCTGAACTTCAAGACGACGCTGGGCACGCAGTACGTCAACACGCGGCTCGACCAGAACGAAGCAGACGGCACGACGTTGCCGCCGGGCGCACAGACGGCGAGCAGCGGCGCCACGTCCGGGGCTTCGGAAGGCACGACGATCACCAAGACCCTTGGCGTGTTCGTCGAAGAAGCGGCCGCCATTCGCGATCGCCTGTTCCTGACCGGCGCGGTGCGCACGGACCAGAACAGCGCCTTCGGTACGAAGTTCCAGCGCGTGTACTACCCGAAGGGGAGCTTGTCGTGGGTGATGTCGGACGAGTCGTGGTTCCCGCACTCGAGCATCTTCGACCACGTCAGCAGCTTCCGCACGCGTCTCGCGTACGGCGCCTCGGGCGTGCAGCCCGGCTCGAACACCGCCAACCGCACGTTCTCGGCGAGCTCCTCGAGCATCAAGGGCACCGATCTCCCGATCGAGACGTTCGCGACCATCGGTAACGACAGCCTCAAACCCGAACGTTCCACGGAGTGGGAGACGGGCTTCGATTCGCGTCTGTTCAACAGCCGCCTCGAGTTCAACCTGACCTACTTCTCGCGTCTCACGCACGACGCTCTCATTGGTGCGATCGTCGCACCGTCGACGGGCGTGACGGCGACGTCGCAGCAGCAGAACATCGGCGCGGTCAAGAACGCGGGTTGGGAGATCACGCTCGGCGGCTCGGTGCTCGATCGCCGGAACATCGGTCTCGACTTCAACCTCACGTCGTCGCTCATCGCCAATAAGGTCGTGAGCCTTGGCAACACCCAGACGCAGGTCGGCACGACGAACTGGGTGAAGGCCGGATATCCGATCCGCGGTCTGTTCGCTCGTCCGATCCTCTGGTACAAGGACCGCAACGGGGATGGCATCCTGACCTGGAACAAGGATTCGGCGCTGACGGAAGTCTACGTCTCGAACGATACGATCTTCCGTGGTTACGCCGAGCCCCGCTATCTGACGTCGCTGACGTCGGGCATCGATCTGTTCGGCCGCAAGCTCCGCATTCAGAACCTGCTCGACTGGCGTGGTGGCAACCTGTGGTACAACAATACCGAGCGCATTCGCTGCGCGAGCCGCCAGAATTGCAACGGATTGAACAACCCGAATGCTTCGCTGCAGGAACAGGCGATGGTCGTGGCGGCGCAGAACGTGACGCCGCAGCCGACGCTCGACGGCTTCTTCCAGCCGGGCGGGTTCGTGAAGTGGCGCGAAATGTCGGCGACGCTCCAGTTGCCGCAGGCGCTGGTCTCGCGCACCCGCGCGCGGTCGGGCACCCTCGTCTTCTCGGCGCGTAACCTCCACACCTGGACGAAGTATCGCGGCACCGATCCCGAGAGCGATTTCGCGGTCGGCGAAGGCGGCGATTCGCCGTCGGAGTTCCAGACGTTCGCGCAGCCCACGTACTTCATCTTCCGCCTGAACCTCGGCTTCTAA
- a CDS encoding prepilin-type N-terminal cleavage/methylation domain-containing protein, translated as MSLRRGFTLVELLVAVVLVDVGLLALAGATAVAVRRQTEARARNTATNAAANRLQNLGASPCGARAGSTAPPFAEQWSEIDAPTGMRDLRDSVTFVAYGSAHAVVLATRLPC; from the coding sequence ATGTCGCTTCGACGCGGATTCACTTTGGTCGAGCTCCTCGTCGCCGTCGTGCTCGTCGACGTCGGCTTGCTCGCACTTGCCGGTGCGACGGCCGTCGCCGTGCGGCGCCAAACAGAAGCGCGCGCACGCAACACGGCGACCAATGCCGCCGCTAACCGTTTGCAAAATCTGGGCGCCTCGCCCTGCGGCGCGCGTGCCGGCAGTACCGCGCCGCCGTTCGCCGAACAGTGGTCGGAGATCGATGCGCCAACCGGCATGCGCGATCTGCGCGACAGCGTGACTTTCGTTGCGTACGGAAGCGCGCACGCCGTCGTGCTCGCGACGAGGCTGCCGTGTTGA
- a CDS encoding prepilin-type N-terminal cleavage/methylation domain-containing protein: MRHGAPVCIRVRTGFTLSELVVAMTVAGVMLAIVTGIAVKQQRVLADLADDAALGAQLQDARAIVPAELRAIATAAGDVRDARDTAVEFRSVIANAVVCDTTASSLVLAPVATTVTTLASIAQPIEANDTAWVLSLDDSGPTWMPARVTGVGTAAPGACPSPAPALDATQRSLARVSLTLSTRPSSPLGMPVRVTRPVRYSLYKASDNDWYVGQRDWNNSSLRLNTIQPVAGPFLSAAQSGLRFTYLDTTGTVLSTPVADSRAIALIRVDVRGETQHVHRALGAAGVAARARDSATAFVFMRNR; this comes from the coding sequence ATGCGCCACGGCGCACCGGTGTGCATCCGCGTCCGGACAGGCTTCACGCTGTCCGAGCTCGTCGTAGCCATGACGGTCGCGGGAGTCATGCTCGCGATCGTCACCGGGATCGCGGTCAAGCAACAGCGTGTTCTCGCCGACCTCGCCGACGACGCCGCACTCGGTGCGCAGCTTCAGGACGCACGCGCGATCGTGCCGGCTGAACTTCGCGCGATCGCCACCGCGGCCGGCGACGTACGCGATGCTCGCGATACGGCGGTCGAATTCCGTTCGGTGATCGCGAATGCCGTCGTCTGTGATACGACGGCGTCGTCGCTCGTGCTTGCGCCCGTCGCGACGACGGTGACGACACTGGCGAGCATCGCGCAGCCGATCGAAGCGAACGACACGGCGTGGGTGCTGTCGCTGGACGACTCCGGCCCCACATGGATGCCCGCACGCGTCACCGGCGTCGGCACCGCGGCACCCGGCGCATGTCCGAGTCCCGCCCCCGCGCTCGACGCGACGCAACGATCGCTCGCGCGCGTGTCCCTCACGTTGTCCACACGCCCATCGAGTCCGCTCGGCATGCCGGTGCGCGTCACGCGTCCGGTGCGCTACAGCTTGTACAAGGCATCGGACAACGACTGGTACGTCGGCCAGCGCGACTGGAACAACAGCTCGCTGCGGCTGAACACCATCCAGCCGGTCGCCGGGCCATTCCTTTCAGCAGCGCAGTCAGGTTTGCGCTTCACGTATCTGGATACCACCGGCACAGTGCTCTCGACACCGGTGGCGGATTCGCGCGCGATCGCTCTCATCCGCGTCGATGTTCGCGGCGAAACACAGCACGTGCATCGCGCGCTCGGCGCAGCGGGCGTCGCGGCGCGCGCGCGCGATTCCGCGACGGCGTTCGTGTTCATGAGAAATCGCTAA
- the pilM gene encoding type IV pilus assembly protein PilM, with product MPLFGRKKSTVGLDIGSGLIKVAVVDHSKREPELVRVTVTPLLADAIVEGEVMDPGIVAEAIQAALASAGVKSTEVVTAVGGRDVIIKKIQIERVKEAQARELMRWEAEQHVPFDMESVELDFQILDPDGDGLEMSVLLVAAKRELVESKLRVLTDAGLEPAIVDVEAFALHNAFEVNHPDAMSGLVGLVNIGHDVTNINILEDGVPLLTRDLTVGTRRFREDLQRERGLSADEAQQLIQGYDRSPHLESVLEGRGEEIAVGVERAAQFLAQNQRGGGTLRSIYTCGGGSRIPGLNDMLAARLKLTVHQANPLANLKIREGALDSLVTDEIAPLLMLPIGLALRQVA from the coding sequence ATGCCCCTGTTTGGTCGGAAGAAGTCCACCGTCGGTCTCGACATCGGTTCAGGCCTGATCAAAGTCGCGGTGGTTGACCATTCCAAGCGCGAGCCCGAGCTCGTGCGCGTCACCGTGACTCCACTGCTCGCCGACGCCATCGTCGAAGGCGAAGTGATGGACCCCGGTATCGTCGCCGAGGCGATTCAGGCTGCGCTCGCGAGCGCCGGCGTCAAGTCGACGGAAGTCGTCACCGCCGTCGGCGGCCGCGACGTCATCATCAAGAAAATTCAGATCGAGCGCGTCAAGGAAGCGCAGGCGCGCGAGCTGATGCGATGGGAAGCCGAACAGCACGTGCCGTTCGACATGGAGTCGGTGGAGCTGGATTTCCAGATCCTCGATCCCGACGGCGATGGCCTCGAGATGAGCGTGCTGCTCGTCGCGGCCAAGCGCGAGCTGGTCGAGTCCAAGCTTCGTGTACTGACGGACGCGGGCCTCGAGCCGGCGATCGTCGACGTCGAAGCGTTCGCGCTGCACAACGCGTTCGAGGTGAACCATCCCGACGCGATGTCCGGATTGGTCGGTTTGGTCAATATCGGCCACGACGTGACCAACATCAACATTCTCGAAGACGGCGTGCCGCTGTTGACGCGTGATCTGACCGTCGGTACGCGGCGTTTTCGCGAGGACTTGCAACGCGAGCGCGGCCTGAGCGCGGACGAGGCGCAGCAGCTGATCCAGGGCTACGATCGCTCGCCGCATCTCGAGTCGGTGCTCGAGGGCCGCGGCGAGGAAATCGCGGTCGGCGTCGAACGCGCCGCGCAGTTCCTGGCGCAGAATCAGCGTGGTGGCGGCACGCTCCGCTCGATCTATACGTGTGGCGGCGGTTCCCGCATTCCCGGCCTCAACGACATGCTCGCCGCGCGGCTCAAGCTCACCGTGCATCAGGCGAACCCGCTCGCGAATCTCAAGATCCGCGAGGGCGCGCTGGACTCGCTCGTGACGGACGAGATCGCGCCGCTCCTCATGCTGCCAATCGGATTGGCGCTGCGGCAGGTCGCATGA
- a CDS encoding PilN domain-containing protein — MIEINLLPGARRSKSAARQPINFGELAAGVSGRLKDKVLIGTIAAVVVALAAVGYLYWSQTRQEETLTARHEKAVRDSTRYANFLKDRYKSEAVRDTLLRQVNIIRGLDEDRYVWPHVMDEISRALPQYTWLTLMSFAGTPQGQSNVVITPKTPQDTSAAAKKLNRPPKRLDTEIPKDQIQVRLVGRTVDIEALTRFMKDLESSPFLANVLLDKSGPALDNGKEVTEFQLTLNYTRPDTTFIHRVPLALTAAAGSR; from the coding sequence ATGATTGAAATCAATCTGCTGCCTGGCGCGCGGCGCTCGAAGTCCGCGGCGCGGCAACCGATCAACTTCGGCGAGCTGGCCGCCGGCGTCTCCGGCCGCCTCAAGGACAAGGTGCTCATCGGAACGATCGCGGCGGTCGTCGTCGCGCTCGCGGCGGTCGGTTATCTCTACTGGTCGCAGACCAGGCAAGAGGAAACGCTCACCGCGCGGCACGAGAAGGCGGTTCGCGACTCCACGCGGTATGCGAATTTCCTCAAGGACCGCTACAAGTCCGAGGCGGTTCGCGACACGCTCCTGCGCCAGGTGAACATCATCCGCGGCCTCGACGAGGATCGCTACGTGTGGCCGCACGTGATGGATGAAATCAGCCGTGCGCTGCCGCAGTACACGTGGCTGACGTTGATGTCCTTCGCGGGCACGCCGCAGGGGCAGTCGAACGTCGTGATCACGCCGAAGACGCCGCAGGATACATCTGCCGCGGCGAAGAAGCTCAATCGGCCGCCCAAGCGCCTGGATACGGAGATCCCGAAGGATCAGATCCAGGTGCGCCTCGTCGGCCGGACCGTCGACATCGAGGCGCTGACGCGCTTCATGAAAGATCTCGAATCGTCGCCGTTCCTGGCGAACGTGCTGCTGGACAAGTCCGGGCCGGCGCTCGACAACGGCAAGGAAGTCACGGAGTTTCAGTTGACGCTGAACTACACGCGCCCCGACACGACCTTCATTCATCGGGTGCCGCTGGCGCTGACGGCCGCGGCGGGGAGCCGGTAA
- the pilO gene encoding type 4a pilus biogenesis protein PilO has protein sequence MALLPQNPRDQRLVIVAILAVGLAGVYQQLYWTPKRDDLHLIEVRLDTLDSLNKVAKLEVAKGTATKMKQEADAYARELNTLRHLVPTSNEVPPLLESISNAARSAGLELSAVAPDGVIQGDQFDTYKYKIGVVGPYHKVGAFLANIGSLPRIVAPINLSLNPTSRTGELRPKRDEAFLDASFGIETYVAHGPPPGPTAAKPGAP, from the coding sequence ATGGCGTTGCTTCCGCAGAACCCGCGCGATCAGCGCCTCGTCATCGTCGCCATTCTCGCCGTCGGCCTGGCCGGCGTGTATCAGCAGTTGTACTGGACGCCCAAGCGCGACGATCTGCATCTGATCGAAGTGCGGCTCGACACACTCGACTCGCTCAATAAAGTCGCGAAGCTCGAGGTGGCGAAGGGTACGGCCACCAAGATGAAGCAGGAAGCCGACGCGTATGCGCGCGAGCTGAACACGCTCCGCCATCTCGTGCCGACGTCCAACGAAGTGCCGCCGCTGCTCGAGTCGATCTCCAACGCCGCGCGCAGCGCCGGCCTCGAGCTCTCGGCCGTGGCGCCCGACGGTGTGATCCAGGGCGATCAATTCGATACGTATAAATACAAGATTGGCGTCGTCGGCCCGTACCATAAGGTCGGCGCGTTCCTCGCGAACATCGGTTCGCTGCCCCGCATTGTCGCGCCGATCAATCTCTCGCTCAATCCCACCTCGCGGACCGGCGAGCTCCGTCCGAAGCGGGACGAAGCGTTCCTCGACGCCAGTTTCGGTATCGAGACATACGTCGCGCACGGGCCCCCGCCGGGACCGACCGCCGCAAAGCCGGGGGCGCCATGA